From Pongo pygmaeus isolate AG05252 chromosome 1, NHGRI_mPonPyg2-v2.0_pri, whole genome shotgun sequence, one genomic window encodes:
- the LOC129044177 gene encoding LOW QUALITY PROTEIN: uncharacterized protein LOC129044177 (The sequence of the model RefSeq protein was modified relative to this genomic sequence to represent the inferred CDS: inserted 1 base in 1 codon): MGIGLVAVWHRPGTFLKEVGAGSDCSDVQSLWDTSSALSSLPLPLGRVSNTNKLKARSPSQVSCEGMGARESLSLLLLRVXCLFVCLFQILMDDKTTRIRHLLAKRKPPPPHPSSMPGHSWGHSDVAGVGMPKMELGRMTQSGRRGLRLQVSALASVGLHSFTSFAPCLSFL; this comes from the exons ATGGGAATCGGATTGGTTGCAGTGTGGCACAGACCTGGAACCTTCCTGAAAGAGGTTGGGGCAGGCAGTGACTGTTCAGACGTCCAATCTCTTTGGGACACCTCTTCAGCTCTGtcttccctgcctctgcctttaGGACGAGTCTCAAACACCAACAAACTCAAGGCACGTTCCCCCTCTCAGGTCAGCTGCGAAGGgatgggagcaagagagagcctctccctccttctacttagag tttgtttgtttgtttgtttgtttcaaatattAATGGACGATAAAACAACACGGATTCGTCACCTCCTAGCGAAGAGGAAGCCACCGCCACCACACCCCTCAAGCATGCCCGGGCACTCCTGGGGACATTCGGACGTGGCAGGAGTTGGCATGCCCAAGATGGAGCTGGGAAGGATGACCCAGAGTGGAAGGCGTGGGCTGAGGCTCCAGGTCTCAGCTCTTGCCAGCGTCGGACTACACAGCTTTACCAGCTTTGCACCTTGCCTTTCCTTCTTGTGA